Proteins from a single region of Mytilus trossulus isolate FHL-02 chromosome 2, PNRI_Mtr1.1.1.hap1, whole genome shotgun sequence:
- the LOC134707569 gene encoding uncharacterized protein LOC134707569 isoform X1: MNNHSSETSINSYKHVRSSGYLVPKYRYRNPPSTMSWLEDDIDLNDIEGMDRSKSPEPQLDDFIQKVLQTKRNSITRTKEKAYKSALYLATNIVAVAFENEWLYPMYIRNTERETDLCDFRAVDKNVYVGLVPLRKPIRMNAFMVAYKSPGDLPSHRMLVQINKKTTKEERLNIVNEWGHCLDANGVLRPDFVLQWFNRGLIKSCEKLEVENKRTQKLAFLETSLAEDGTVWVHIIGFDPQENYKINLVPCFSLTEVPKQLNINAPIPSRRPYTDDQSKFIQEVHNGIKEGEEILFLEARLEKWCSKSRCSPSIEISWGVHIGQLEDRSFGFLNTLKPKRLFEDIIVLINAIKEEHVVCLHGVTNRVINHAVFFQYRKNLGKFQQKQDWFLAVLKTIQTQLNLNTFPNFFLQKQNIFIESDAQILKFNKDEIKRLITCITNNPESLLSYSGCEEAKPDNDDCEKSDDEKESSGEKNGVHFED; this comes from the exons ATG AATAACCACTCTTCAGAAACTAGTATCAACTCTTACAAACATGTGAGAAGTAGTGGGTATTTGGTGCCGAAATATCGTTATCGAAACCCGCCATCAACGATGTCCTGGTTAGAAGATGACATCGATCTCAACGATATAGAAGGAATGGATCGATCAAAAAGTCCCGAACCACAACTCGatgattttatacaaaaagtTTTGCAAACCAAGAGAAATTCAATCACTCGAACAAAAGAAAAGGCATATAAAAGCGCCCTGTACCTAGCAACAAACATTGTAGCAGTAGCTTTTGAAAATGAATGGCTGTATCCAATGTATATCCGCAACACAGAGAGAGAAACCGATCTCTGTGATTTCAGAGCGgtagataaaaatgtttatgttgGATTGGTTCCTCTCAGAAAACCTATCAGAATGAACGCATTCatg GTAGCCTACAAATCTCCGGGGGATCTGCCTTCCCATCGAATGCTGGttcaaataaacaagaaaactacAAAAGAAGAACGGTTGAATATTGTTAATGAATGGGGACATTGTCTCGATGCCAATGGAGTTTTACGACCTGACTTTGTTCTTCAATGGTTCAATAGAG GGTTGATAAAGTCTTGTGAAAAACTTGAAgtggaaaacaaaagaacaCAGAAACTTGCGTTCCTGGAAACAAGTTTGGCTGAAGACGGTACCGTGTGGGTGCATATAATTGGTTTTGATCCTCAAGAGAATTACAAAATCAATCTGGTTCCTTGTTTTTCTCTAACAGAAGTACCGAAACAGTTAAACATAAACGCACCGATCCCGAGCAGACGACCATACACTGACGACCAATCAAAGTTTATTCAGGAGGTGCATAATGGAATAAAAGAAGGTGAGGAGATTTTGTTTCTGGAAGCAAGACTTGAAAAATGGTGCAGCAAATCGAGATGTAGTCCATCCATTGAAATAAGCTGGGGAGTACACATTGGGCAACTGGAAGATAGATCGTTTGGTTTCTTAAATACTTTGAAACCAAAAAGACTATTTGAAGATATAATTGTGCTAATCAATGCGATAAAAGAAGAACACGTTGTTTGCCTTCATGGAGTGACAAATCGAGTCATAAACCATGCTGTATTTTTTCAGTACCGAAAAAATCTTGGGAAATTCCAACAAAAGCAGGATTGGTTTTTAGCCGTGCTTAAAACAATACAGACACAACTAAATCTTAATACGTTCCcgaatttctttttacaaaagcaaaacatttttattgaaagCGATGCtcaaatattaaagtttaacaAGGACGAGATCAAACGATTAATTACTTGTATAACAAACAACCCCGAATCTTTACTATCTTATTCCGGATGCGAGGAAGCTAAACCTGATAATGATGATTGTGAAAAGTCTGATGATGAGAAAGAAAGTAGTGGTGAGAAAAACGGGGTTCATTTTGAGgactga
- the LOC134707569 gene encoding uncharacterized protein LOC134707569 isoform X2 has translation MSWLEDDIDLNDIEGMDRSKSPEPQLDDFIQKVLQTKRNSITRTKEKAYKSALYLATNIVAVAFENEWLYPMYIRNTERETDLCDFRAVDKNVYVGLVPLRKPIRMNAFMVAYKSPGDLPSHRMLVQINKKTTKEERLNIVNEWGHCLDANGVLRPDFVLQWFNRGLIKSCEKLEVENKRTQKLAFLETSLAEDGTVWVHIIGFDPQENYKINLVPCFSLTEVPKQLNINAPIPSRRPYTDDQSKFIQEVHNGIKEGEEILFLEARLEKWCSKSRCSPSIEISWGVHIGQLEDRSFGFLNTLKPKRLFEDIIVLINAIKEEHVVCLHGVTNRVINHAVFFQYRKNLGKFQQKQDWFLAVLKTIQTQLNLNTFPNFFLQKQNIFIESDAQILKFNKDEIKRLITCITNNPESLLSYSGCEEAKPDNDDCEKSDDEKESSGEKNGVHFED, from the exons ATGTCCTGGTTAGAAGATGACATCGATCTCAACGATATAGAAGGAATGGATCGATCAAAAAGTCCCGAACCACAACTCGatgattttatacaaaaagtTTTGCAAACCAAGAGAAATTCAATCACTCGAACAAAAGAAAAGGCATATAAAAGCGCCCTGTACCTAGCAACAAACATTGTAGCAGTAGCTTTTGAAAATGAATGGCTGTATCCAATGTATATCCGCAACACAGAGAGAGAAACCGATCTCTGTGATTTCAGAGCGgtagataaaaatgtttatgttgGATTGGTTCCTCTCAGAAAACCTATCAGAATGAACGCATTCatg GTAGCCTACAAATCTCCGGGGGATCTGCCTTCCCATCGAATGCTGGttcaaataaacaagaaaactacAAAAGAAGAACGGTTGAATATTGTTAATGAATGGGGACATTGTCTCGATGCCAATGGAGTTTTACGACCTGACTTTGTTCTTCAATGGTTCAATAGAG GGTTGATAAAGTCTTGTGAAAAACTTGAAgtggaaaacaaaagaacaCAGAAACTTGCGTTCCTGGAAACAAGTTTGGCTGAAGACGGTACCGTGTGGGTGCATATAATTGGTTTTGATCCTCAAGAGAATTACAAAATCAATCTGGTTCCTTGTTTTTCTCTAACAGAAGTACCGAAACAGTTAAACATAAACGCACCGATCCCGAGCAGACGACCATACACTGACGACCAATCAAAGTTTATTCAGGAGGTGCATAATGGAATAAAAGAAGGTGAGGAGATTTTGTTTCTGGAAGCAAGACTTGAAAAATGGTGCAGCAAATCGAGATGTAGTCCATCCATTGAAATAAGCTGGGGAGTACACATTGGGCAACTGGAAGATAGATCGTTTGGTTTCTTAAATACTTTGAAACCAAAAAGACTATTTGAAGATATAATTGTGCTAATCAATGCGATAAAAGAAGAACACGTTGTTTGCCTTCATGGAGTGACAAATCGAGTCATAAACCATGCTGTATTTTTTCAGTACCGAAAAAATCTTGGGAAATTCCAACAAAAGCAGGATTGGTTTTTAGCCGTGCTTAAAACAATACAGACACAACTAAATCTTAATACGTTCCcgaatttctttttacaaaagcaaaacatttttattgaaagCGATGCtcaaatattaaagtttaacaAGGACGAGATCAAACGATTAATTACTTGTATAACAAACAACCCCGAATCTTTACTATCTTATTCCGGATGCGAGGAAGCTAAACCTGATAATGATGATTGTGAAAAGTCTGATGATGAGAAAGAAAGTAGTGGTGAGAAAAACGGGGTTCATTTTGAGgactga